Proteins encoded by one window of Drosophila melanogaster chromosome X:
- the Snx27 gene encoding sorting nexin 27, isoform C, which translates to MLPFHSVQYAQLMALEKRCLRNGVSVEGATHKQVVDLIKSGGDCLTLTVISVTQQEADRLEPQEDQSGYSYIDYSDKRSLPISIPDYGIVNRNGERYIVFNIHMAGRQLCSRRYREFANLHSLLRKEFSGFNFPKLPGKWPFQLSEQQLDTRRRGLEQYLEKVCAVRVIAESDAVQDFLTDTEDDISASPVDIKVMLPDHEVSTVSVKKSSNAQVVWEILVQRANLTAYTQQYFYLFEIVEYNFERKLQPHEIPHQLYVQNYSTASSTCLCVRRWLFSVAKELTLPDGEQAGRFIFYQAVDEVNRGNIRADGRLYELKALQDAKKAGDYLALARTLPGYGDVVFPHCSCDSRKEGHVVPAVGMKSFRLHACREDGSLEAQMVELTWDSITRSESDEESMSFCFQYNRPDKPARWVKVYTPYHAFLADCFDRIMEERKWEDSGD; encoded by the exons ATGCTACCCTTTCATTCTGTTCAGTATGCACAGTTGATGGCCTTAGAGAAACGTTGTCTTCG AAATGGCGTCAGCGTCGAGGGAGCCACACATAAACAGGTCGTAGATCTGATCAAATCCGGCGGTGACTGCCTAACTCTGACGGTGATATCAGTGACACAGCAG GAGGCCGATCGACTGGAGCCGCAGGAGGATCAGAGCGGTTACTCCTACATCGATTATTCGGACAAGCGCTCGCTGCCCATTAG CATACCGGACTATGGGATCGTGAATCGAAATGGCGAGCGGTACATCGTCTTCAATATACACATGGCTGGAAGGCAGCTCTGTTCGCGTCGCTATCGAGAGTTTGCTAACCTGCACTCGCTGCTGCGCAAGGAGTTTTCCGGCTTTAACTTCCCCAAGCTGCCCGGCAAGTGGCCCTTCCAGCTAAGCGAACAGCAGCTGGACACGAGGCGGCGCGGTCTGGAGCAGTATCTGGAGAAAGTCTGTGCTGTGCGGGTGATTGCCGAGAGCGATGCCGTTCAGGACTTTCTCACCGATACGGAGGATGATATATCCGCATCGCCGGTGGACATTAAGGTGATGCTGCCCGATCACGAAGTTAGCACCGTGTCGGTGAAAAAGTCCTCCAATGCCCAGGTGGTGTGGGAGATTCTGGTGCAGCGCGCCAATCTCACCGCCTACACGCAGCAGTATTTTTACCTGTTCGAGATTGTCGAGTACAATTTTGAGCGAAAGCTGCAGCCGCACGAGATTCCACATCAGCTGTACGTGCAGAACTACAGCACGGCCTCATCCACCTGCCTTTGCGTCCGTCGCTGGCTCTTCTCGGTGGCCAAGGAGCTGACGCTGCCGGACGGCGAACAGGCTGGCCGCTTTATCTTCTATCAGGCGGTCGACGAGGTGAATCGCGGCAATATCCGAGCCGATGGTCGCCTGTATGAGCTGAAGGCGCTGCAGGACGCCAAGAAAGCGGGCGATTATCTGGCCTTGGCCCGCACACTGCCAGGATACGGAGATGTCGTCTTTCCCCACTGCTCCTGTGATAGTCGCAAGGAGGGACACGTTGTGCCCGCCGTGG GCATGAAGAGCTTTCGGCTGCACGCCTGCCGTGAGGATGGCTCGCTGGAGGCGCAAATGGTCGAGCTGACCTGGGACAGCATTACGCGCTCCGAGAGCGACGAGGAGTCCATGTCATTCTGCTTTCAGTACAATCGTCCAGATAAGCCAGCACGTTGGGTCAAAGTCTACACGCCATAT CATGCATTCCTTGCGGACTGCTTTGATCGCATCATGGAGGAGCGCAAGTGGGAAGACAGCGGCGACTAG
- the Snx27 gene encoding sorting nexin 27, isoform A, giving the protein MSIVGENHPLPTPTPASAVVTASSGGGGGGAVVMGVGVGVTTANGPRVVTIYKTETGFGFNVRGQVSEGGQLRSINGELYAPLQHVSAVLENGAAEKAGIKKGDRILEVNGVSVEGATHKQVVDLIKSGGDCLTLTVISVTQQEADRLEPQEDQSGYSYIDYSDKRSLPISIPDYGIVNRNGERYIVFNIHMAGRQLCSRRYREFANLHSLLRKEFSGFNFPKLPGKWPFQLSEQQLDTRRRGLEQYLEKVCAVRVIAESDAVQDFLTDTEDDISASPVDIKVMLPDHEVSTVSVKKSSNAQVVWEILVQRANLTAYTQQYFYLFEIVEYNFERKLQPHEIPHQLYVQNYSTASSTCLCVRRWLFSVAKELTLPDGEQAGRFIFYQAVDEVNRGNIRADGRLYELKALQDAKKAGDYLALARTLPGYGDVVFPHCSCDSRKEGHVVPAVGMKSFRLHACREDGSLEAQMVELTWDSITRSESDEESMSFCFQYNRPDKPARWVKVYTPYHAFLADCFDRIMEERKWEDSGD; this is encoded by the exons ATGAGCATCGTTGGCGAAAACCATCCCCTCCCAACCCCAACCCCCGCCAGCGCCGTAGTCACCGCATCATCGGGCGGCGGTGGGGGCGGCGCGGTCGTCATGGGCGTCGGCGTAGGCGTGACCACAGCGAATGGACCCCGTGTCGTCACCATTTACAAAACGGAAACGGGCTTCGGCTTCAATGTGCGCGGCCAAGTTTCCGAGGGGGGTCAACTGCGCTCGATCAACGGCGAGCTGTACGCCCCCCTTCAGCACGTGAGCGCCGTCCTTGAGAATGGGGCGGCCGAGAAGGCGGGCATCAAGAAGGGCGATCGCATCCTGGAAGT AAATGGCGTCAGCGTCGAGGGAGCCACACATAAACAGGTCGTAGATCTGATCAAATCCGGCGGTGACTGCCTAACTCTGACGGTGATATCAGTGACACAGCAG GAGGCCGATCGACTGGAGCCGCAGGAGGATCAGAGCGGTTACTCCTACATCGATTATTCGGACAAGCGCTCGCTGCCCATTAG CATACCGGACTATGGGATCGTGAATCGAAATGGCGAGCGGTACATCGTCTTCAATATACACATGGCTGGAAGGCAGCTCTGTTCGCGTCGCTATCGAGAGTTTGCTAACCTGCACTCGCTGCTGCGCAAGGAGTTTTCCGGCTTTAACTTCCCCAAGCTGCCCGGCAAGTGGCCCTTCCAGCTAAGCGAACAGCAGCTGGACACGAGGCGGCGCGGTCTGGAGCAGTATCTGGAGAAAGTCTGTGCTGTGCGGGTGATTGCCGAGAGCGATGCCGTTCAGGACTTTCTCACCGATACGGAGGATGATATATCCGCATCGCCGGTGGACATTAAGGTGATGCTGCCCGATCACGAAGTTAGCACCGTGTCGGTGAAAAAGTCCTCCAATGCCCAGGTGGTGTGGGAGATTCTGGTGCAGCGCGCCAATCTCACCGCCTACACGCAGCAGTATTTTTACCTGTTCGAGATTGTCGAGTACAATTTTGAGCGAAAGCTGCAGCCGCACGAGATTCCACATCAGCTGTACGTGCAGAACTACAGCACGGCCTCATCCACCTGCCTTTGCGTCCGTCGCTGGCTCTTCTCGGTGGCCAAGGAGCTGACGCTGCCGGACGGCGAACAGGCTGGCCGCTTTATCTTCTATCAGGCGGTCGACGAGGTGAATCGCGGCAATATCCGAGCCGATGGTCGCCTGTATGAGCTGAAGGCGCTGCAGGACGCCAAGAAAGCGGGCGATTATCTGGCCTTGGCCCGCACACTGCCAGGATACGGAGATGTCGTCTTTCCCCACTGCTCCTGTGATAGTCGCAAGGAGGGACACGTTGTGCCCGCCGTGG GCATGAAGAGCTTTCGGCTGCACGCCTGCCGTGAGGATGGCTCGCTGGAGGCGCAAATGGTCGAGCTGACCTGGGACAGCATTACGCGCTCCGAGAGCGACGAGGAGTCCATGTCATTCTGCTTTCAGTACAATCGTCCAGATAAGCCAGCACGTTGGGTCAAAGTCTACACGCCATAT CATGCATTCCTTGCGGACTGCTTTGATCGCATCATGGAGGAGCGCAAGTGGGAAGACAGCGGCGACTAG
- the Snx27 gene encoding sorting nexin 27, isoform D — protein MLPFHSVQNGVSVEGATHKQVVDLIKSGGDCLTLTVISVTQQEADRLEPQEDQSGYSYIDYSDKRSLPISIPDYGIVNRNGERYIVFNIHMAGRQLCSRRYREFANLHSLLRKEFSGFNFPKLPGKWPFQLSEQQLDTRRRGLEQYLEKVCAVRVIAESDAVQDFLTDTEDDISASPVDIKVMLPDHEVSTVSVKKSSNAQVVWEILVQRANLTAYTQQYFYLFEIVEYNFERKLQPHEIPHQLYVQNYSTASSTCLCVRRWLFSVAKELTLPDGEQAGRFIFYQAVDEVNRGNIRADGRLYELKALQDAKKAGDYLALARTLPGYGDVVFPHCSCDSRKEGHVVPAVGMKSFRLHACREDGSLEAQMVELTWDSITRSESDEESMSFCFQYNRPDKPARWVKVYTPYHAFLADCFDRIMEERKWEDSGD, from the exons ATGCTACCCTTTCATTCTGTTCA AAATGGCGTCAGCGTCGAGGGAGCCACACATAAACAGGTCGTAGATCTGATCAAATCCGGCGGTGACTGCCTAACTCTGACGGTGATATCAGTGACACAGCAG GAGGCCGATCGACTGGAGCCGCAGGAGGATCAGAGCGGTTACTCCTACATCGATTATTCGGACAAGCGCTCGCTGCCCATTAG CATACCGGACTATGGGATCGTGAATCGAAATGGCGAGCGGTACATCGTCTTCAATATACACATGGCTGGAAGGCAGCTCTGTTCGCGTCGCTATCGAGAGTTTGCTAACCTGCACTCGCTGCTGCGCAAGGAGTTTTCCGGCTTTAACTTCCCCAAGCTGCCCGGCAAGTGGCCCTTCCAGCTAAGCGAACAGCAGCTGGACACGAGGCGGCGCGGTCTGGAGCAGTATCTGGAGAAAGTCTGTGCTGTGCGGGTGATTGCCGAGAGCGATGCCGTTCAGGACTTTCTCACCGATACGGAGGATGATATATCCGCATCGCCGGTGGACATTAAGGTGATGCTGCCCGATCACGAAGTTAGCACCGTGTCGGTGAAAAAGTCCTCCAATGCCCAGGTGGTGTGGGAGATTCTGGTGCAGCGCGCCAATCTCACCGCCTACACGCAGCAGTATTTTTACCTGTTCGAGATTGTCGAGTACAATTTTGAGCGAAAGCTGCAGCCGCACGAGATTCCACATCAGCTGTACGTGCAGAACTACAGCACGGCCTCATCCACCTGCCTTTGCGTCCGTCGCTGGCTCTTCTCGGTGGCCAAGGAGCTGACGCTGCCGGACGGCGAACAGGCTGGCCGCTTTATCTTCTATCAGGCGGTCGACGAGGTGAATCGCGGCAATATCCGAGCCGATGGTCGCCTGTATGAGCTGAAGGCGCTGCAGGACGCCAAGAAAGCGGGCGATTATCTGGCCTTGGCCCGCACACTGCCAGGATACGGAGATGTCGTCTTTCCCCACTGCTCCTGTGATAGTCGCAAGGAGGGACACGTTGTGCCCGCCGTGG GCATGAAGAGCTTTCGGCTGCACGCCTGCCGTGAGGATGGCTCGCTGGAGGCGCAAATGGTCGAGCTGACCTGGGACAGCATTACGCGCTCCGAGAGCGACGAGGAGTCCATGTCATTCTGCTTTCAGTACAATCGTCCAGATAAGCCAGCACGTTGGGTCAAAGTCTACACGCCATAT CATGCATTCCTTGCGGACTGCTTTGATCGCATCATGGAGGAGCGCAAGTGGGAAGACAGCGGCGACTAG
- the CG15773 gene encoding uncharacterized protein, isoform A, protein MMARKRALDSQLPLLALGGLIIMGLAIVDSLECYACDSAEDSECATRPGQQLEVEECQQTGDECVTSISAGLTRRGCLARLYPNGYCAAPCDRCNTSLCNRHVYPADRLRCYQCSGSDCIDVASRPQYLLPCPVYQEDDRCYTNVVHLSNTLRGCEHTNLPTTCPHVCLKCNYNGCNAEKTVTELRCLQCTHNRLAPNPDCLRDQDPPAAVAEDQPKCSLSNSTVTHCVNKVMYGHRENCFSYRNTQTEVLQRGCSTAMGFYPTGELTECHGEFCNADCQDIVCAACNSTANPGCRAGRNLPTEKCAAGTTACYSCEQDTLVTHFPFIIPNTFLRRGCADADFAPAALGESCQLCRDADGCNRYSVRSCYRCNAQDQDSDCAAMDLPTTMTTSNCSSPTELCVSTVVSRLDGIYTVRGCEGQVPECSANDPYCVRCNGSLCNDAPTLWRQTQIEVAMDQQLPPSWWSLLQYWWSRKIR, encoded by the exons ATGATGGCCAGAAAGCGAGCACTGGATTCCCAACTGCCGCTCCTTGCGCTGGGTGGCCTAATCATTATGGGATTGGCCATAGTCGATTCCCTGGAGTGTTATGCCTGCGACTCCGCCGAAGATTCGGAGTGTGCCACCCGACCGGGTCAGCAGCTGGAAGTGGAGGAGTGTCAGCAGACGGGCGACGAGTGTGTCACCTCCATATCGGCGGGATTAACGCGACGCGGCTGCCTGGCGCGGCTGTATCCTAATGGCTATTGTGCCGCTCCATGCGACCGGTGCAATACGAGCCTGTGCAATCGGCACGTTTATCCTGCGGATCGATTGCGGTGCTATCAGTGCAGCGGATCGGATTGCATCGATGTGGCCAGTCGGCCGCAATACCTGCTGCCGTGTCCGGTTTACCAGGAGGATGACAGGTGCTACACGAACGTAGTCCACTTATCCAACACCCTGCGCGGCTGTGAGCACACCAATTTGCCGACAACCTGTCCGCACGTCTGCCTTAAGTGCAATTATAATGGTTGCAATGCGGAGAAGACCGTCACGGAATTGCGCTGCCTTCAGTGCACCCATAATCGATTGGCCCCCAATCCGGACTGCCTGCGGGACCAGGATCCaccggcggcggtggcggaggACCAGCCCAAGTGCTCGTTGAGCAACTCAACTGTGACGCACTGCGTCAACAAGGTGATGTACGGGCACAGGGAGAACTGCTTTAGCTACCGCAACACCCAGACGGAGGTCCTTCAGAGGGGCTGCTCCACCGCCATGGGATTCTATCCCACCGGCGAGCTAACCGAGTGCCACGGCGAATTCTGCAATGCCGATTGCCAGGACATTGTCTGCGCCGCGTGCAACTCCACCGCGAATCCTGGCTGCCGTGCTGGCCGCAATTTACCAACGGAAAAGTGCGCAGCAGGCACCACGGCCTGCTATTCCTGCGAGCAAG ATACCCTTGTAACCCATTTCCCTTTTATAATCCCAAATACCTTTCTGCGACGTGGCTGTGCGGATGCGGATTTTGCACCCGCTGCTCTGGGCGAAAGTTGCCAATTGTGCCGCGATGCGGATGGCTGCAATCGCTACTCCGTCCGTAGCTGTTACCGTTGCAATGCCCAGGACCAGGATTCGGACTGTGCGGCCATGGATCTGCCCACAACGATGACGACCAGCAATTGCTCTAGCCCCACGGAACTGTGCGTTAGCACGGTGGTCAGCCGACTGGACGGTATCTACACGGTGCGCGGATGCGAGGGTCAGGTGCCGGAGTGTTCCGCCAATGATCCGTACTGTGTCCGCTGCAACGGAAGTCTGTGCAACGATGCACCCACTCTCTGGCGGCAGACGCAAATCGAAGTGGCTATGGATCAGCAGTTGCCGCCTAGCTGGTGGTCACTGCTGCAGTACTGGTGGTCCAGGAAAATCCGATAA
- the CG15773 gene encoding uncharacterized protein, isoform B, whose amino-acid sequence MMARKRALDSQLPLLALGGLIIMGLAIVDSLECYACDSAEDSECATRPGQQLEVEECQQTGDECVTSISAGLTRRGCLARLYPNGYCAAPCDRCNTSLCNRHVYPADRLRCYQCSGSDCIDVASRPQYLLPCPVYQEDDRCYTNVVHLSNTLRGCEHTNLPTTCPHVCLKCNYNGCNAEKTVTELRCLQCTHNRLAPNPDCLRDQDPPAAVAEDQPKCSLSNSTVTHCVNKVMYGHRENCFSYRNTQTEVLQRGCSTAMGFYPTGELTECHGEFCNADCQDIVCAACNSTANPGCRAGRNLPTEKCAAGTTACYSCEQG is encoded by the coding sequence ATGATGGCCAGAAAGCGAGCACTGGATTCCCAACTGCCGCTCCTTGCGCTGGGTGGCCTAATCATTATGGGATTGGCCATAGTCGATTCCCTGGAGTGTTATGCCTGCGACTCCGCCGAAGATTCGGAGTGTGCCACCCGACCGGGTCAGCAGCTGGAAGTGGAGGAGTGTCAGCAGACGGGCGACGAGTGTGTCACCTCCATATCGGCGGGATTAACGCGACGCGGCTGCCTGGCGCGGCTGTATCCTAATGGCTATTGTGCCGCTCCATGCGACCGGTGCAATACGAGCCTGTGCAATCGGCACGTTTATCCTGCGGATCGATTGCGGTGCTATCAGTGCAGCGGATCGGATTGCATCGATGTGGCCAGTCGGCCGCAATACCTGCTGCCGTGTCCGGTTTACCAGGAGGATGACAGGTGCTACACGAACGTAGTCCACTTATCCAACACCCTGCGCGGCTGTGAGCACACCAATTTGCCGACAACCTGTCCGCACGTCTGCCTTAAGTGCAATTATAATGGTTGCAATGCGGAGAAGACCGTCACGGAATTGCGCTGCCTTCAGTGCACCCATAATCGATTGGCCCCCAATCCGGACTGCCTGCGGGACCAGGATCCaccggcggcggtggcggaggACCAGCCCAAGTGCTCGTTGAGCAACTCAACTGTGACGCACTGCGTCAACAAGGTGATGTACGGGCACAGGGAGAACTGCTTTAGCTACCGCAACACCCAGACGGAGGTCCTTCAGAGGGGCTGCTCCACCGCCATGGGATTCTATCCCACCGGCGAGCTAACCGAGTGCCACGGCGAATTCTGCAATGCCGATTGCCAGGACATTGTCTGCGCCGCGTGCAACTCCACCGCGAATCCTGGCTGCCGTGCTGGCCGCAATTTACCAACGGAAAAGTGCGCAGCAGGCACCACGGCCTGCTATTCCTGCGAGCAAGGTTAG
- the IntS6 gene encoding integrator 6, isoform E, with product MTIILFLVDTSSSMCQKAYVNGVQKTYLDIAKGAVETFLKYRQRTQDCLGDRYMLLTFEEPPANVKAGWKENHATFMNELKNLQSHGLTSMGESLRNAFDLLNLNRMQSGIDTYGQGRCPFYLEPSVIIVITDGGRYSYRNGVHQEIILPLSNQIPGTKFTKEPFRWDQRLFSLVLRMPGNKIDERVDGKVPHDDSPIERMCEVTGGRSYRVRSHYVLNQCIESLVQKVQPGVVLQFEPMLPKEATSATAGEAAGASTISGMGISSTSGAGPAPDIVFQPVKKMIYVQKHITQKTFPIGYWPLPEPYWPDSKAITLPPRDAHPKLKVLTPAVDEPQLVRSFPVDKYEIEGCPLTLQILNKREMNKCWQVIVTNGMHGFELPFGYLKAAPNFSQVHLYVLAYNYPALLPILHDLIHKYNMSPPSDLMYKFNAYVRSIPPYYCPFLRKALVNINVPYQLLQFLLPENVDNYLSPTIANQLKHIKNTAKQDQENLCMKVYKQLKQPKPPYRQVETGKLFTGAPLRRDLVRHPLLRDIFSKLHGEIDPVENYTIVVPQPTHQSSAKSHRNPFDIPRRDLVEEIAKMRETLLRPVSLVAKDSGHCLPIAEMGNYQEYLKNKDNPLREIEPTNVRQHMFGNPYKKDKHMVMVDEADLSDVAPMKSPNGNGPGGAPPGSPSGSGSPTGPGPSSPGSSPGGGSGPGMPGMPGMGGGMSGLMLGAGGSGGSSKKLDGTSRGRKRKAGPLPRSFEFRRSSTDSRSSSSGSESSTTGSAPGSPIPGATSSISGCDSAMGADGGPSSSCFDEDSNSNSSFVSSTSEASASDSGMSNSHLDPLRISFVFIEEETSDQDTPLNGYVHNFINGISDDAETGETEAVPGGASLPGASSANEPSSIGASPAVSATPATSVIPASNGSEVCSAVAAGSSSSISSSASSPGVLYVPLNGLTTHAAYSSNLGGPSSPLDNLSSLGGAAGGGGSGLLGVSKPGSLPLANGYGHGHSSAISPPSPLSLVPLSPLGTSTPAASSSGLSSSSAYFSHNDINDASEISRILQTCHNGTSSGSSVGAGASNSNLNGNGSTESGGGVSSDDHASLGGNSFDALKRTAGTAGSTAAGNPHYYWASGLNHHNNNNSSAAGAASGSTLSNNHNHRGHNNSSPNKLEVKINSSCGSSPTHNNGGMGSPGQSLPLIFTEEQREAARLHNVELRLQIFRDIRRPGRDYSQLLEHLNLVKGDQDMQSDFVDMCIVESLRFRRHRMASSIQEWWDRKQQLTAVGTNEATPSAEQAVAKS from the coding sequence ATGACAATCATACTCTTCCTGGTGGACACTTCGTCGTCCATGTGCCAGAAGGCGTATGTGAATGGGGTACAGAAAACGTATCTGGACATTGCCAAGGGAGCCGTGGAGACGTTTCTCAAGTATCGCCAGCGTACGCAGGATTGCCTGGGAGATCGCTACATGCTGCTCACATTCGAGGAGCCACCGGCAAACGTGAAAGCTGGATGGAAGGAGAACCATGCCACCTTCATGAACGAGCTGAAGAACCTACAGAGTCACGGCCTCACCTCGATGGGTGAATCGCTGCGCAATGCGTTCGATTTGTTAAATCTGAATCGCATGCAGTCGGGCATCGATACGTACGGGCAGGGCAGGTGCCCGTTTTATCTGGAGCCATCGGTCATCATTGTGATTACGGACGGCGGTCGCTATTCGTACCGGAATGGTGTCCATCAGGAGATCATACTGCCGCTAAGTAACCAAATACCGGGCACAAAGTTTACTAAGGAGCCATTTCGCTGGGATCAGCGCTTGTTTTCGCTTGTCCTCCGCATGCCGGGCAACAAGATTGACGAGCGAGTGGACGGCAAGGTGCCGCATGACGATTCTCCCATCGAACGGATGTGCGAGGTAACCGGCGGACGTTCATATCGAGTGCGAAGCCACTACGTACTCAACCAGTGCATTGAAAGTCTTGTCCAAAAGGTTCAGCCTGGTGTGGTGCTGCAGTTCGAGCCTATGCTGCCCAAGGAGGCTACTTCCGCTACCGCTGGCGAAGCGGCGGGTGCGAGCACGATATCCGGCATGGGAATATCCTCAACGTCCGGAGCGGGTCCCGCTCCCGATATTGTCTTCCAGCCGGTAAAGAAGATGATCTACGTGCAGAAGCACATCACGCAGAAAACCTTTCCCATCGGCTATTGGCCACTGCCGGAGCCCTATTGGCCGGACTCCAAGGCGATTACATTGCCGCCTCGCGACGCACATCCCAAGCTGAAGGTCCTGACGCCGGCGGTGGACGAGCCACAGCTGGTGCGCAGCTTCCCCGTCGACAAGTACGAGATTGAAGGCTGTCCGTTAACGCTGCAGATTCTCAACAAGCGCGAGATGAACAAGTGCTGGCAGGTGATTGTGACCAATGGCATGCATGGATTCGAGCTGCCCTTTGGCTACCTAAAAGCGGCGCCTAACTTTTCGCAGGTACACCTCTATGTACTGGCCTACAATTATCCAGCGTTGCTGCCCATTCTGCATGACCTCATTCACAAGTACAATATGAGTCCGCCGAGCGATCTGATGTACAAATTCAACGCCTATGTGCGTTCAATACCGCCGTATTACTGCCCGTTCCTGCGCAAGGCGCTGGTCAACATCAATGTGCCGTATCAGCTGCTGCAGTTTCTGCTGCCGGAGAATGTGGACAACTATCTGTCGCCAACGATCGCCAATCAGCTGAAGCACATCAAGAATACGGCCAAGCAGGATCAGGAGAATCTTTGCATGAAGGTGTACAAGCAGCTGAAGCAGCCGAAGCCACCATATCGCCAAGTGGAGACGGGCAAACTGTTCACAGGTGCGCCGTTGCGCAGAGATTTGGTGCGGCATCCACTGCTCCGGGATATATTTTCCAAGTTGCATGGGGAAATAGATCCCGTGGAGAATTATACGATTGTGGTGCCGCAGCCAACGCATCAGTCGTCGGCCAAGTCGCATCGCAATCCCTTCGATATACCGCGGCGGGATTTGGTGGAGGAAATAGCCAAGATGCGTGAGACCTTACTGCGACCCGTCTCGCTGGTGGCCAAGGACTCGGGCCATTGCCTGCCCATCGCCGAGATGGGCAACTACCAGGAGTACCTCAAGAACAAGGACAATCCGCTGCGTGAAATCGAGCCGACGAATGTGCGGCAGCACATGTTCGGTAATCCGTACAAGAAGGACAAGCACATGGTGATGGTGGACGAGGCGGATCTGAGCGATGTGGCGCCAATGAAGTCGCCAAATGGCAATGGACCGGGTGGAGCGCCGCCCGGCTCACCTTCCGGATCGGGCTCGCCCACTGGACCGGGTCCCTCATCCCCGGGCTCTTCGCCCGGCGGTGGTTCGGGTCCCGGGATGCCCGGAATGCCGGGAATGGGGGGTGGAATGTCAGGACTGATGCTGGGCGCAGGTGGCAGTGGCGGATCCTCTAAAAAACTGGACGGAACGTCTCGTGGGCGAAAGAGGAAAGCAGGACCGCTGCCACGTAGCTTTGAATTCCGTCGATCATCTACGGACTCGCGATCTTCGAGCTCCGGCTCCGAATCATCAACAACGGGTAGTGCACCAGGATCACCGATACCAGGCGCCACGTCATCCATATCCGGCTGCGATTCCGCCATGGGCGCTGATGGCGGTCCCAGTTCCAGCTGTTTCGACGAggacagcaatagcaacagcagcttTGTGAGCTCCACATCGGAGGCCTCGGCCAGTGATTCAGGGATGTCAAACTCGCATTTGGATCCCTTGCGAATCAGTTTCGTTTTCATCGAGGAGGAGACCAGCGATCAGGATACGCCGCTCAATGGTTATGTGCACAATTTCATCAATGGCATCAGCGACGATGCAGAAACGGGCGAAACGGAAGCAGTTCCAGGCGGGGCATCCCTGCCGGGTGCGTCTTCAGCTAACGAACCGTCGTCAATTGGAGCATCACCAGCAGTTTCAGCCACGCCAGCAACATCTGTGATCCCCGCCAGCAATGGCAGCGAAGTTTGCTCCGCCGTCGCGGCCGGCAGCAGCAGTTCCATCAGCTCCAGCGCCAGTTCCCCGGGCGTTCTCTACGTGCCCCTCAACGGACTGACCACCCATGCGGCCTACAGCAGTAATCTGGGTGGTCCGAGCTCGCCGTTGGACAACCTTAGCTCCCTGGGTGGAGCGGCGGGTGGCGGAGGATCGGGACTACTCGGTGTCAGCAAGCCGGGATCGCTGCCACTGGCCAATGGTTATGGACACGGTCATAGTTCAGCCATTTCCCCACCTTCGCCATTGTCCTTGGTGCCTCTATCACCATTGGGAACAAGTACGCCCGCTGCCAGCAGCTCGGGACTATCGTCTAGTTCCGCCTACTTCAGCCACAATGACATCAACGATGCCTCGGAGATCTCGCGCATACTGCAGACCTGTCACAATGGAACCAGCAGTGGCTCCTCGGTCGGAGCGGGCGCAAGCAACAGCAATTTGAATGGCAATGGCAGCACGGAGAGTGGCGGAGGAGTCTCATCCGACGATCATGCCTCGCTGGGTGGCAACAGTTTCGATGCCCTGAAACGGACAGCGGGTACTGCGGGCAGCACTGCAGCGGGAAATCCCCACTACTACTGGGCCAGTGGTCTCAATCAtcacaacaataacaacagcagcgcCGCTGGAGCAGCTAGCGGTTCGACGTTGAGCAACAATCACAACCACCGGGgtcacaacaacagcagccccAACAAACTGGAGGTGAAGATCAACTCCAGCTGCGGCTCCTCACCGACGCACAACAACGGGGGCATGGGCTCACCGGGACAGAGCCTGCCGCTCATTTTCACCGAGGAGCAGCGCGAAGCGGCCCGGTTGCACAACGTCGAACTACGATTGCAGATCTTCCGTGATATACGGCGACCCGGCCGAGACTACAGCCAGCTGCTGGAGCACCTGAATCTGGTCAAGGGCGACCAGGATATGCAGTCGGATTTCGTGGACATGTGTATCGTGGAATCGCTGCGCTTCCGCCGCCATCGCATGGCGTCCAGCATACAGGAGTGGTGGGATCGCAAGCAGCAGTTAACTGCCGTGGGAACCAATGAAGCGACCCCCAGCGCGGAGCAGGCCGTCGCCAAGAGTTAA